Proteins from one Salinispora arenicola genomic window:
- the otsB gene encoding trehalose-phosphatase, which yields MSTSTELVNPVGGGLDQELRTAIGRVARVPQLLIACDYDGTLAPIVEDPSTAVPLPEAAAAVRALASLPQTTVAVVSGRALRDLAALSRLPSEVHLVGSHGSEFDIGFVERLSPELVAVRTRLRDALREIVAAHPGIRLERKPASVAVHTRGVDPQVAAAAVEAVRNGPATWDDVTVTQGKEVIELSVVATHKGTAVDQLRTQRSASAVLFIGDDVTDENAFGNLHGPDVGIKIGPGETKAQYRVTEPIEAARALGLLLETRRHWLFGERAVPIERHSMLANGRTVALLTPEAKVTWLCNPKPDSAAIFADLVGGSPAGYFSVVPERGGIPLGQRYRSNTMTVETRWSGLTVTDWLDTPDTETTPDGPAIVSADSILVRVLTGRGRAHLEFAPRPEFGQVAVQLQPLDDGLLVLGSNEPVALYSPGVTWEVTSDGVYETAKAVVDLSTAGGPVVLEMRFGTHSLEHHRLPIHERQAAAEQPWKDWVSTLRLPNTGRDLVARSALTLRGLCHQPSGSILAAATTSLPEELGGVRNWDYRYCWLRDAALTARALVDLGSTGEAEALLRWIDGVVERTGGHPERLHPLYTVDGYELGAEAVIDTLPGYAGSRPVRVGNLANHQLQLDVFGPIADLIAAVADARGSVRDDEWRVLENMVEAVRRRWHEPDHGIWEARLAPRHHIFSKVMCWLTVDRALHVVRQHGGEDQPEWVELRDRIGANVLEFGWHEQAEAYSVAYGHEDSDASSLWIGLSGLLPGDDPRFVSTVLKIEADLRSGPVVYRYHWEDGLPGREGGFHICTSWLIEAYLRTGRRGDAEELFAQMIDTAGPTGLLPEQYDPLAERGLGNHPQAYSHLGVIRCALLLDNMLKQ from the coding sequence GTGAGCACCAGTACCGAACTCGTCAACCCGGTCGGTGGCGGCCTGGACCAGGAGCTACGCACCGCGATCGGTCGGGTCGCCCGCGTCCCGCAACTGCTGATCGCCTGCGACTACGACGGCACCCTCGCCCCGATCGTCGAGGATCCGAGCACGGCCGTACCGTTGCCCGAGGCGGCGGCTGCGGTACGCGCGCTCGCCTCGCTACCGCAGACCACCGTGGCGGTTGTCTCCGGACGGGCGCTGCGTGACCTGGCTGCGCTGTCCCGGCTGCCCAGCGAGGTCCATCTGGTCGGCAGCCACGGCTCCGAGTTCGACATCGGCTTCGTCGAGCGGCTCTCCCCCGAGCTGGTCGCCGTCCGCACCCGGCTGCGCGACGCGCTGCGCGAGATCGTCGCCGCCCACCCCGGGATCCGGCTGGAACGCAAGCCGGCCAGTGTCGCCGTACACACCCGCGGCGTTGACCCGCAGGTCGCCGCCGCAGCCGTCGAGGCGGTTCGCAACGGCCCCGCGACCTGGGACGACGTCACCGTCACCCAGGGCAAGGAAGTCATCGAGTTGTCGGTGGTCGCCACCCACAAGGGCACCGCCGTCGACCAGCTACGTACCCAGCGCTCCGCCAGCGCGGTACTGTTCATCGGCGACGACGTCACCGACGAGAACGCGTTCGGCAACCTGCACGGGCCGGACGTCGGAATCAAGATCGGGCCGGGCGAGACCAAGGCACAGTACCGGGTCACCGAGCCGATCGAGGCGGCCCGCGCCCTCGGCCTGCTGCTGGAGACCCGACGGCACTGGCTGTTCGGCGAGCGGGCGGTGCCGATCGAACGGCACTCGATGCTGGCCAACGGCCGGACGGTGGCGCTGCTCACTCCCGAGGCCAAGGTCACCTGGCTGTGCAACCCGAAGCCCGACTCCGCGGCGATCTTCGCCGACCTGGTCGGCGGCAGCCCCGCCGGCTACTTCAGCGTCGTGCCGGAGCGCGGCGGCATCCCGCTCGGCCAGCGCTACCGCTCGAACACCATGACCGTGGAGACCCGGTGGTCCGGCCTGACCGTGACCGACTGGCTCGACACGCCGGACACCGAGACCACACCCGACGGCCCGGCGATCGTCAGCGCCGACTCGATCCTGGTCCGGGTGCTCACCGGACGCGGCCGAGCCCACCTCGAGTTCGCCCCCCGGCCCGAGTTCGGCCAGGTCGCCGTTCAGCTGCAACCGCTCGATGACGGGCTGCTGGTACTCGGTTCCAACGAGCCGGTCGCGCTGTACTCGCCCGGTGTGACGTGGGAAGTGACCAGCGATGGCGTGTACGAGACGGCGAAGGCCGTCGTCGACCTGTCCACCGCCGGCGGACCGGTCGTGCTGGAGATGCGTTTCGGCACGCATAGTCTGGAACACCACCGACTGCCGATCCACGAACGGCAGGCTGCGGCGGAACAGCCCTGGAAGGACTGGGTGTCCACGCTGCGGCTCCCGAACACCGGCCGGGACCTGGTCGCCCGCAGCGCGCTCACCCTACGCGGGCTGTGCCACCAGCCGAGCGGTTCGATCCTGGCCGCCGCGACCACCTCACTGCCCGAGGAACTGGGCGGCGTGCGCAACTGGGACTACCGCTACTGCTGGCTGCGCGACGCGGCGCTGACCGCCCGCGCTCTGGTCGATCTCGGCTCCACCGGTGAGGCCGAGGCGCTGCTGCGTTGGATCGACGGTGTCGTCGAGCGCACCGGTGGGCACCCCGAACGGCTGCATCCGCTCTACACGGTCGACGGTTACGAACTGGGCGCCGAGGCCGTTATCGACACACTTCCCGGCTACGCCGGTTCCCGGCCCGTCCGGGTCGGGAACCTCGCCAACCACCAGCTCCAACTCGATGTCTTCGGTCCGATCGCCGACCTGATCGCGGCCGTGGCCGACGCTCGCGGCTCCGTGCGCGACGACGAGTGGCGGGTGCTGGAGAACATGGTGGAAGCGGTCCGCCGCCGCTGGCACGAGCCGGACCATGGCATCTGGGAGGCGCGCCTGGCGCCTCGACATCACATCTTCTCGAAGGTGATGTGCTGGCTGACCGTGGACCGGGCGCTGCACGTCGTACGTCAGCACGGCGGCGAGGATCAGCCCGAGTGGGTGGAACTACGCGACCGAATCGGGGCCAACGTGCTCGAGTTCGGCTGGCACGAGCAGGCCGAGGCGTACAGCGTCGCGTACGGGCACGAGGACAGTGACGCCTCCTCGCTCTGGATCGGACTGTCCGGCCTGCTGCCCGGGGACGACCCACGCTTCGTGTCCACCGTGCTCAAGATCGAGGCGGACCTGCGCAGTGGCCCGGTCGTCTACCGCTATCACTGGGAGGACGGCCTGCCCGGCCGGGAGGGCGGCTTCCACATCTGTACCTCGTGGCTGATCGAGGCGTACCTGCGTACCGGCCGTCGAGGGGACGCGGAGGAACTGTTCGCCCAGATGATCGACACCGCCGGCCCGACCGGGCTGCTGCCCGAGCAGTATGACCCGCTGGCCGAGCGCGGGCTGGGCAATCATCCACAGGCCTACAGTCACCTCGGCGTGATCCGCTGCGCCCTCCTGTTGGACAACATGCTCAAGCAGTGA
- a CDS encoding MFS transporter, whose translation MVSDEQPSTEGPATFREVFAQREYRFVFTAGTLVWIGDYIAKAAVTLLVYRETESVALSAAAFAISYLPWLIGGPLLATLAERHPYRQVMVACDLVRMALLLVIAMPGMPTPVILILLFAANLANPPSQAARSALLPLILTGDRLVVGLSVNASVGQAAQVVGYLAGAAIAAANPTVALLVNSATFAVSATLVRLGVAARPPAMKAAHRSHLIRETGEGFRMVFGQPVLRAIAILVFSVMLFSIVPEGLAAAWAGRHAEDMSQGLAQAVIMAANPVGFILGGLIVGRLVAPARRIALMRPLAVLAPLVLVPALLDPSPLVVALLATGCGFAVAGMLPTANGLFVRVLPDGFRARAFGVMASGIQVIQGLAVLVTGLLAERFSIPVVVGLWSSAGVLLMTVAALAWPSQATVDASINAARRHGSPDPVKSPSGSSQPEPDRPAGKPDDGPGGHPPGSPDPHRHAVT comes from the coding sequence ATGGTGTCCGACGAGCAACCTTCTACGGAGGGCCCGGCCACCTTCCGCGAGGTGTTTGCACAGCGCGAGTACCGGTTTGTCTTCACGGCAGGCACCCTTGTCTGGATCGGCGACTACATCGCGAAGGCCGCGGTCACCCTCCTGGTCTACCGGGAGACCGAGTCGGTGGCGCTCTCCGCGGCGGCATTCGCCATCAGCTACCTGCCCTGGCTGATCGGTGGTCCGCTGCTCGCGACGCTCGCCGAGCGGCATCCCTACCGGCAGGTGATGGTCGCCTGCGATCTGGTACGGATGGCACTGCTGCTGGTCATCGCCATGCCCGGCATGCCGACCCCGGTGATCCTGATACTCCTGTTCGCGGCCAACCTCGCCAATCCGCCAAGTCAGGCCGCCCGGTCGGCACTGCTGCCACTGATCCTGACCGGTGACCGCCTCGTGGTCGGGTTGTCGGTCAACGCCAGCGTCGGCCAGGCGGCGCAGGTCGTGGGCTACCTGGCCGGTGCGGCGATCGCGGCAGCCAACCCCACCGTCGCCTTGCTGGTCAACTCCGCGACCTTCGCGGTGTCGGCCACGCTGGTGCGCCTCGGGGTGGCGGCCCGACCGCCGGCGATGAAGGCCGCACACCGCAGCCACCTGATACGGGAAACCGGTGAGGGCTTCCGCATGGTGTTTGGCCAGCCGGTGCTGCGCGCCATCGCGATCCTCGTGTTCAGCGTCATGCTCTTCTCCATCGTCCCGGAGGGGCTGGCAGCGGCATGGGCCGGCCGGCACGCCGAGGACATGAGTCAAGGCCTCGCACAGGCGGTCATCATGGCCGCCAACCCGGTCGGTTTCATCCTTGGCGGCCTGATCGTCGGCCGCTTGGTCGCACCGGCCCGACGGATCGCCCTGATGCGCCCGTTGGCGGTGCTCGCTCCGCTGGTCTTGGTTCCCGCCCTGCTCGACCCGTCGCCGCTGGTGGTGGCGCTGCTGGCGACCGGGTGCGGGTTCGCCGTCGCCGGGATGCTGCCGACGGCGAACGGTCTGTTCGTACGGGTCCTTCCGGACGGCTTCCGGGCCCGCGCCTTCGGCGTCATGGCGTCCGGCATCCAGGTCATCCAGGGTTTGGCGGTGCTGGTGACCGGGCTGCTTGCCGAGCGGTTCTCCATCCCGGTCGTGGTCGGTCTCTGGAGTAGCGCCGGGGTACTCCTGATGACCGTCGCGGCGCTGGCCTGGCCGAGCCAGGCGACCGTTGACGCCTCGATCAACGCGGCTCGGCGGCACGGCTCACCCGACCCGGTGAAAAGTCCGTCGGGCAGCTCCCAGCCGGAGCCGGACCGCCCTGCCGGCAAGCCCGATGACGGCCCGGGCGGGCACCCGCCGGGCTCCCCTGACCCGCATCGGCACGCGGTGACCTGA
- a CDS encoding globin: MIRPTPAHTGLSTRTWQDGAVHPAGESGRPGPSVNFFEAVGGEPTFRRLVDEFYAGVADDALLRPMYPEEDLGPAAERLTLFLMQYWGGPNTYSAQRGHPRLRMRHAPFRIGAAERDAWLRHMRQAVDRLDLPPELTATLWDYLERAAYFMVNALEDPAESG, from the coding sequence GTGATCCGGCCCACGCCGGCCCACACCGGGCTGTCCACCAGAACCTGGCAGGATGGAGCGGTGCATCCCGCAGGTGAATCTGGCCGCCCCGGCCCGTCGGTCAACTTCTTCGAGGCAGTTGGCGGAGAGCCCACATTCCGCAGGTTGGTGGACGAGTTCTACGCGGGCGTCGCCGACGACGCGCTGCTGCGCCCGATGTATCCAGAGGAGGACCTGGGGCCCGCTGCGGAGCGGCTCACCCTGTTCCTGATGCAGTACTGGGGCGGGCCGAACACGTACTCCGCCCAGCGGGGGCACCCGCGGCTGCGGATGCGGCACGCACCGTTTCGGATCGGGGCAGCGGAGCGGGACGCCTGGCTGCGACACATGCGGCAGGCCGTGGACCGGCTGGACCTGCCGCCCGAGCTCACCGCCACGCTCTGGGACTATCTCGAGCGGGCCGCGTACTTCATGGTGAACGCGCTGGAGGATCCGGCTGAATCAGGGTGA
- a CDS encoding YbjN domain-containing protein, whose amino-acid sequence MPWWSWRPGPADGGEPDSRSRITVEGGVRVGPPAPRQPGDSFPGSDRSPAADAPAGVAPVTLSRICAALDLLEVRYLADGDGNLLAMWERHAVLVTLEGPEDEILVLRVRPHATVPPDWEDRAYRVVNEWNHTRRFCKAYIGDPSERGQLPIYAELQVPFAAGAHDALLVEMLDCGAAVATSFVDWLHDEGALL is encoded by the coding sequence ATGCCGTGGTGGTCATGGCGCCCAGGTCCTGCCGACGGCGGAGAACCGGATAGCCGGAGCAGGATCACAGTGGAGGGCGGCGTCCGGGTTGGCCCTCCGGCCCCCCGCCAGCCGGGCGACAGTTTCCCGGGTTCCGATCGTTCCCCCGCCGCGGACGCACCGGCCGGGGTCGCGCCGGTCACGCTCAGCCGGATCTGCGCCGCGCTCGATCTGCTCGAGGTGCGCTACCTGGCCGACGGTGACGGGAACCTGCTGGCGATGTGGGAACGTCACGCCGTCCTGGTCACACTCGAGGGCCCGGAGGACGAGATCCTGGTGCTGCGGGTTCGGCCACACGCGACCGTCCCGCCGGACTGGGAGGATCGGGCCTACCGGGTCGTCAACGAGTGGAACCACACCCGCCGCTTCTGCAAGGCGTATATCGGTGACCCGTCCGAGCGCGGTCAGCTCCCCATCTACGCCGAGCTTCAGGTGCCGTTCGCCGCTGGTGCCCACGACGCGCTCCTGGTCGAGATGCTCGACTGCGGGGCTGCGGTGGCCACCAGCTTCGTCGACTGGCTGCACGACGAGGGCGCCCTGCTCTGA
- a CDS encoding acyl-CoA thioesterase yields the protein MADRFVYHCTLRWSDLDAYGHINNSRFLTLYEEARVALMFAGGRAWGVGSFADGVVIRRHEVDYLRPVDYALGRATAEAAPTVRIELWVAEIRAASVTVDYEMYDGDLLVSRARSVLVPFDLRRQLPRRLSVEERAFLSGYAVQEGPK from the coding sequence ATGGCGGATCGGTTCGTATACCACTGCACGCTCCGGTGGTCCGACCTGGACGCGTACGGGCACATCAACAACTCGCGCTTCCTCACCCTCTACGAGGAGGCGCGGGTGGCCCTGATGTTCGCCGGAGGCCGGGCGTGGGGCGTCGGTTCGTTCGCCGACGGTGTGGTGATCCGGCGGCACGAGGTCGACTACCTGCGGCCGGTCGACTACGCGCTCGGTCGGGCCACCGCGGAGGCGGCCCCGACCGTCCGGATCGAGCTGTGGGTGGCCGAGATTCGTGCCGCCTCAGTTACTGTCGACTACGAGATGTACGACGGTGACCTGCTGGTCAGCCGGGCTCGGTCGGTGCTGGTGCCGTTCGATTTGCGCCGGCAACTTCCGCGCCGGTTGTCCGTCGAGGAACGGGCGTTCCTCAGCGGGTACGCCGTCCAGGAGGGCCCGAAGTGA
- the ettA gene encoding energy-dependent translational throttle protein EttA: protein MAQYIYVLEKARKAHGDKVVLDNVTLSFLPGAKIGVVGPNGAGKSSLLKIMAGLDRPSNGEARLMPGYTVGMLAQEPPLNDAKTVLGNVEEAVAETKAKLERFNKIAEQMATDYSDELMAEMGRLQEELDHADAWDIDSKLELAMDALRCPPPDADVTQLSGGERRRVALCKLLLETPDLLLLDEPTNHLDAESVQWLEQHLAKYAGTVIAITHDRYFLDNVAGWILELDRGRAVGYEGNYSTYLEKKAARLAVEGRRDAKMKKRLADELEWVRSNAKARQTKSKARLDRYDEMAAEAEKTRKLDFEEIQIPPGPRLGSAVIEVQHLTKAFGDRVLIDDLSFSLPRNGIVGIIGPNGVGKTTLFKTIVGLEQPTAGSVKVGDTVSLSYVDQTRAGLAGDRTVWEVVSDGLDHLMVGKVEMPSRAYIAAFGFKGPDQQKPTKVLSGGERNRLNLALTLKIGGNVILLDEPTNDLDVETLSSLENALLDFPGCAVVISHDRMFLDRVATHILAWEGDDEDPAKWFWFEGNFEAYEKNKIDRLGVEAARPHRVTYRKLTRD from the coding sequence GTGGCCCAGTACATTTACGTCCTGGAAAAGGCGCGTAAGGCGCACGGCGACAAGGTCGTGCTCGACAACGTGACGCTGAGCTTCCTGCCGGGGGCCAAGATCGGTGTGGTCGGCCCGAACGGCGCCGGTAAGTCCAGCCTACTGAAGATCATGGCGGGTTTGGATCGGCCGAGCAACGGCGAAGCCCGGCTGATGCCCGGCTACACGGTCGGCATGCTGGCGCAGGAGCCGCCGCTCAACGACGCGAAGACGGTCCTCGGCAACGTCGAGGAGGCGGTCGCGGAGACCAAGGCCAAGCTGGAACGTTTCAACAAGATCGCTGAGCAGATGGCCACCGACTACTCCGACGAACTGATGGCGGAGATGGGCCGTCTCCAGGAGGAGTTGGACCACGCCGACGCGTGGGACATCGACTCCAAGCTCGAGCTGGCCATGGACGCGTTGCGCTGCCCACCGCCGGACGCCGACGTGACCCAGCTCTCCGGCGGCGAGCGGCGCCGGGTCGCGCTCTGCAAACTCCTGCTGGAAACGCCCGACCTGCTGTTGCTCGACGAGCCCACCAACCACCTCGACGCGGAGAGCGTGCAGTGGCTGGAGCAGCACCTGGCCAAGTACGCCGGCACCGTCATCGCGATCACTCACGACCGGTACTTCCTGGACAACGTGGCCGGTTGGATCCTTGAGCTGGACCGGGGGCGCGCCGTCGGCTACGAGGGCAACTACTCGACCTACCTGGAAAAGAAGGCGGCCCGGCTGGCCGTCGAGGGTCGTCGCGACGCCAAGATGAAGAAGCGGCTCGCCGACGAGTTGGAATGGGTGCGCTCCAACGCCAAGGCACGGCAGACCAAGTCCAAGGCCCGGCTCGACCGGTACGACGAGATGGCCGCCGAGGCGGAGAAGACCCGCAAACTGGACTTCGAGGAGATCCAGATCCCGCCGGGCCCGCGCCTGGGCAGTGCCGTGATCGAGGTGCAGCACCTGACAAAGGCATTCGGTGACCGGGTGCTGATCGATGACCTCAGCTTTTCCCTGCCTCGCAACGGCATCGTCGGCATCATCGGCCCGAACGGCGTCGGCAAGACCACCCTCTTCAAGACCATCGTCGGGCTGGAGCAGCCGACGGCGGGCAGCGTGAAGGTCGGCGACACCGTCTCCCTGTCGTACGTCGATCAGACCCGGGCGGGTCTCGCTGGGGACCGAACCGTCTGGGAGGTCGTCTCTGACGGCTTGGACCACCTGATGGTGGGCAAGGTCGAGATGCCGTCGCGGGCGTACATTGCTGCCTTCGGGTTCAAGGGGCCGGACCAGCAGAAGCCGACCAAGGTCCTCTCCGGCGGCGAGCGCAACCGACTCAACCTGGCGTTGACGCTCAAGATCGGTGGCAACGTGATCCTGCTGGACGAGCCGACCAACGACCTGGATGTGGAAACCCTCTCCAGCCTGGAGAACGCGTTGTTGGACTTTCCTGGCTGCGCCGTGGTCATCTCCCACGACCGGATGTTCCTGGACCGAGTCGCCACGCACATCCTGGCCTGGGAGGGCGACGACGAGGACCCGGCGAAGTGGTTCTGGTTCGAGGGCAACTTCGAAGCATACGAAAAGAACAAGATCGATCGCCTGGGTGTCGAGGCCGCCCGGCCGCACCGGGTCACCTACCGCAAACTCACCCGAGACTGA
- a CDS encoding alpha,alpha-trehalose-phosphate synthase (UDP-forming), translated as MTVRSSFVVVANRLPVDEVSTPEGRQWRRSPGGLVTALHPVLAKHHGTWVGWAGGKGAAPEPFDLEGIRLHPVPLSAEELERYYEGQSNAMIWPLYHDAVETPVYKRRWRETYRLVNARFAEAAADVAAEGATVWVQDYQLQLVPAMLRELRPDLRIGFFLHIPFPPIELFMQMPFRTEILRGLLGADLVGFQQRLAAQNFVRLARHLLGLRYEGQMIQVDGRRVKAGAFPISIDTQEMEQLAVDPAIRARAEEIREELGNPRTIILGVDRLDYTKGIELRLKAFRELLADGKLTVPDAVMVQVATPSRERVEHYQALRVKVEREVGRINGEFGRVGVPAVHYLHQSYSRTELAAMYVAADVMMVTPLRDGMNLVAKEYVASRADRGGALVLSEFAGAATELRQAFLCNPHDPDAVKEALLRAVHVEKPEARRRIRTMQRHLRTHDVGHWATSFLTELGVPEPEPDAS; from the coding sequence GTGACCGTCCGCAGCTCCTTTGTCGTAGTGGCCAATCGACTGCCCGTCGACGAGGTGAGCACACCCGAGGGACGGCAGTGGCGACGCAGCCCGGGTGGGCTCGTCACCGCACTGCATCCCGTCCTCGCCAAGCATCATGGCACCTGGGTCGGCTGGGCCGGCGGCAAGGGCGCCGCACCCGAACCGTTCGATCTCGAGGGCATCCGGTTGCACCCGGTGCCGTTGAGCGCGGAGGAGTTGGAACGCTACTACGAAGGCCAGTCGAACGCCATGATCTGGCCGCTGTACCACGACGCGGTCGAGACACCGGTCTACAAGCGCCGCTGGCGGGAGACGTACCGACTGGTGAATGCCCGATTCGCGGAGGCCGCGGCGGATGTCGCGGCCGAGGGTGCCACTGTCTGGGTGCAGGACTACCAGCTCCAACTGGTGCCGGCAATGCTCCGTGAGCTGCGCCCCGACCTACGGATCGGCTTCTTCCTGCACATCCCCTTCCCGCCGATCGAGTTGTTCATGCAGATGCCCTTCCGCACCGAGATTCTCCGCGGGCTGCTCGGCGCCGATCTGGTGGGCTTCCAGCAGCGGCTCGCGGCGCAGAACTTCGTCCGACTGGCCCGGCACCTGCTCGGGCTGCGGTACGAGGGGCAGATGATCCAGGTCGACGGCCGTCGGGTGAAGGCGGGAGCTTTCCCCATCTCCATCGACACACAGGAGATGGAGCAGCTCGCGGTGGATCCGGCGATCCGGGCACGGGCGGAGGAGATCCGCGAGGAGCTGGGGAACCCACGGACGATCATCCTGGGGGTCGACCGGCTCGACTACACCAAGGGCATCGAGTTGCGACTCAAGGCGTTCCGCGAGTTGCTAGCTGACGGAAAGTTGACAGTTCCAGACGCAGTTATGGTGCAGGTGGCAACGCCGAGCCGGGAGCGGGTGGAGCACTACCAGGCACTTCGCGTAAAGGTAGAACGCGAGGTTGGTCGGATTAATGGCGAATTTGGCAGGGTCGGGGTGCCGGCGGTGCACTACCTGCATCAGTCGTACAGTCGCACCGAACTGGCCGCGATGTACGTCGCCGCCGACGTGATGATGGTGACCCCGCTGCGAGACGGAATGAATCTGGTGGCCAAGGAGTACGTCGCATCGCGTGCCGACCGAGGTGGCGCGCTGGTGCTGAGTGAGTTCGCTGGTGCAGCCACCGAGCTGCGCCAAGCGTTCCTGTGTAACCCCCATGACCCGGATGCGGTCAAGGAGGCCCTGCTGCGGGCCGTGCATGTGGAGAAGCCGGAGGCCCGTCGCCGCATACGGACGATGCAACGTCATCTGCGCACCCACGACGTGGGGCACTGGGCGACGTCGTTCCTCACCGAACTCGGCGTGCCGGAGCCGGAGCCGGACGCCTCGTGA